Genomic window (Dyadobacter fanqingshengii):
ACCAGGTAGCCCATACATTTAAAAACACCAGCTTATTTTCATCCATCGCCACTGGTTTGCCTTCCAGGTCTCTCAGATCAGACAAATAAACAGACGCTGCTGCATCTTGCCCAGGAACAGCATTTTCTACATTAGCCTCTTTACTGTCTATCGGTTCAACGAACGAATAATACACAGCTCCCGCTGCAATGAGTAGCAAAATGACGACAAAAATTTTCTTTGAAGTGGCTGTCATAACTGGTGTAGGATTGGTGAATAAAAGCGATTCCGCAGGCGGAATTGAAATGGTAAAAGTAACCATATTCTGCCAAAAGCACTTTAAAAACTACGTTGGAAAAATAGGGCGTGCGATTTTTGATGCGTAGTAGGAATTTGAATACTTTTATAGGATAAATAAAAAACAAATCTGATTTGAGGAAACGGTTTACATTCATGAAAGTTCTAATTTTTGGTCTAATTTCCCTCTCTGCAATTTTTTTCTCTAACTCCACTTTTGCTCAACGATCGGCTGCGGAATTTTTTGAAGAAGGCAATACCAGGGCAGGAACCGGTGATTTCAACGGTGCACTGCAAGCTTATTCTACGGTAATTTCAATGAGTCCGGAACATGCACCCAGCTTTTTCAACCGTGGACTGGCCAAGGCAAACCTGAAAGATTTCAGAGGAGCCATTCTGGATTACAACCGCGCTATTGAGCTCAATCCCAAAGAACCGCTTTATTACCAAAGCAGGGGCGTGAGTAAAAGTTTGCAGGATGATTTTTCGTCAGCCATTGAGGATTATTCCAAAGCTTTGGAATTAAATGCAGATGACCCGAAGATCTACTACAACCGGGGTGTGAGCTATGCCAAAATGAAAAAGCACCGCAGCGCGCTTACGGATCTCGATAAAGCATTATCCCTCAACCCGGACGAGCTTGCAGCTTTATACGCACGGGGAAATTGTAAGCAGGATTTGCAGGAGTATGCAGGCAGTCTGGCCGATTTCACGAGAGTGATTGAGTTAAGCCCGAAAAGAACAGGTGCTTATGCAGGCCGGGGATTGGCAAAAATAGAATTAGGCGATTTCCAGGGAGCCGTCGCAGATTTCACACGTGCCATCGAGCTGAGTCCTAATGAGAGTGATTTTTATGAAAAAAGAGGCTTTGCGAAAAACAAGCTCGAAGACTTTCAGGGAGCAGTAATTGATTTTGATAAAACGATTCAGTTGAATGCTCAGAATTACCAGGCGTTTTATGGAAGAGGTTATGCCAAAGGTAAACTCAATGATCCAAGGGGCGCCATCGCTGATCTTTCTACGTCAATTGAATTGAAAAACACCTATGTAGGCGATCCAAAAAAGGTAGCATATACTGGCAAAATAAATCGTGAGACGCTCGATGCATTGAGAGATCAGGTTCAGCATAATATTAAAATAGATCATCTGAGTGCCGACAGGGCCGAGGCTTATTTTGTAAGGGGCGTCAGCAAAGCCAAGGTAGGGGAGGTAAAAGGAGCGATTCAGGACCTTACAGCCGCAGTTGAACTAAACCCAACCTATTCAACTGCATTCTTCTCGCGCGCAATGGTACGCTCGGCAAGCGGCGATCAGATGGGCGCGGTTATGGACTTTTCCAGCTCTATCAAATTGCGTTCCGATTACCCGGAAGCGTATTATTTAAGGGGAATTTTGAAAAATAGTCTGGGCGAAGTCCATGATGGTTGCCTGGATTTAAGTAAGGCGGGCGAATTGGGTTACCAGCAGGCGTATAAAGTGATTGGCAGTTATTGCAATTAATCTTAGTAAAAAACAAAAAAAGGAAAGGGTTAACGATCATGATCATTAACCCTTTCCTATATAATGCCGGCTTGTAAGTTAAGCCTTTTTCAATTTCTCAGCTACCTTATCCCAGTTCACTACATCCCAGAATGCTTTGATGTAATCCGGGCGTTTGTTTTGGTAATGCAGATAATAGGCATGCTCCCACACGTCAAGTCCCAGGATCGGCGTTCCTTTGAAATCGGAAATGTCCATTAACGGGTTATCCTGATTCGGCGTCGATCCGATCGCCAGTTTACCATCCTTCGCAACCAACCAGGCCCATCCGGAACCGAAACGCGTTGTTGCCGCTTTTGCAAACTCTTCTTTGAATTTATCGATGGAACCAAACTGACCATTAATCGCATCCGCAACAGGTCCGGCAGGAGCAGCAGCTTTTTTCGGCCCCATTACTTCCCAAAAAAACGTATGGTTCCAGTGTCCACCACCGTTGTTTCGAATGGCAGCGGGCGCTTTGCCAATGGTTTTTATGATATCGTCCAGCGATTTTTTCTCGTATTCGGTTCCTTTAACAGCGTCGTTGAGATTTTTTACATAAGTCGCGTGGTGTTTCCCGTAATGGATTTCCATGGTCATCTTATCAATGCTGGGTTCCAGCGCACGAAAGTCGTAAGGAAGGGGAGCTTGTTTGAATGGGGCCATTTCGGCTTGCAGGCCTTCTGCTGAGTTTGCAAATGACTGGCTGGACAACGCGCTCATAGCCAGGGAACTTCCTGCTAATGTCTTTAAGAAGTCGGTTCTATTCATAACAGTCTTTCGGTAAAGTGTTTAGTCCTTAATCGTAGGCCACCCGGCTTACGATACTGCGCCCGAGGGTAATCTCATCCGCGTATTCAAGGTCGCCCCCGATTGGGATTCCACGGGCAATTGTACTCATTTTCACACCGGTCGGTTTCAGTTTTTTTTGCAGATAAAAGGCGGTTGTATCGCCTTCCATCGTCGGGCTCAAAGCGAGGATAATTTCCTTCACGGGCTCCGCGTCTTCCGGATGCTCTATTCTTTTTATTAATGAATCAATTTGCAGGTCTGAAGGCCCTATGCCTTCCAACGGAGAAATAATTCCTCCCAAAACATGATAAAGCCCTTTATATTGATTGGTCGACTCAATCGCCAGCACATCGCGCGTATCCACAACTACACATATGATCGAATTATCGCGTCTTGGATTGCTGCAAATGTTACATAACCGGTCGTCAGCAATGTTGTGGCACTTTTCACAGTACGAGGTTTTGGTCCGCATGTTGATAAGCGCCTCCGAAAGAGACCGGGTTTGTTCTTCCTCTCTCTTAAGCAAATGTAATGCCAGACGCAGCGCTGTTTTTTTTCCTATTCCCGGCAGACGGGAGATTTCACTTACGGCTTCCTCAATAAGACGTGAGGGGTAATTCATGTGAAAAGTTGAGTGAGACTAGTGGATTTCTGCGGAGATTCCGCGACGGCAAATTTCATTGCGCATGCCGGTCAATTCTTCAAAAGCACCCTCCTTCACAGAGCATTTGCCTTTGTAATGTATGATCAATGTACATTGTTCAGCTTGTTCGTTGGTGTGGCCGCAAACTTCAATTAATGTATCAATGACCCAATCAAATGTATTTACGTCATCATTGTAGATAACCAGTTTCTGAAGATCGGTTTCTACAGTTTTATCCAGAATTTCTACCTCAGTGTCTGTAAGCGCTTGCATAACAACCAAATTTCTGTTTGATTAGCAAATCTAAACAAAAACGCAGATTAACGGAAGTTTTAAGCGCCTTTTAATCCGCTGCTAAAATTCACAAATAACCCGCTTTAATGAATCCATATATTTCTTTGGTCATCCTGATCGCGTATTTCGGGATGCTCATTACGGTCTCCATTTACACTTCAAAAGGAGCAGATACCAATACATTTTTCACTGCAAACAGGCAGTCGCCGTGGTATCTTGTGGCATTTGGAATGATCGGGACTTCACTATCCGGCGTGACATTTGTTTCGGTCCCGGGAGCGGTTGTTAACATTCAATTTTCCTATTTTCAAGTCGTTATAGGCTACATTCTGGGTTATCTGGTCATCGGCACAGTGCTGATGCCGCTGTATTACCGGTTGAACCTCATATCCATTTATTCTTATCTCGAACAGCGCTTTGGTTTTTGGTCTTACAAGACGGGTTCCGGCTTTTTTCTGCTTTCGCGTACAATTGGTTCAGCAGTAAGGCTTTATGTTGCCGCGCAGGTTTTGCAGATCGCGTTGTTCAAGCCGCTGGGCATTCCGTTTGAAGTTGCAGTGGCCATTACAATCTTCCTGATCTGGGTTTATACATTCAAAGGCGGTGTTAAAACGATTATTGTTACGGATACTTTACAAACGTTTTTCCTGATCACCGCCGTTATCCTGACCATTGTGCTGGTGTCTAATGAGCTGAATCTGGATGGCTTCGGCGATATATGGAACCGGGTGCAAACGAGCGGATATTCCAAGATTTTTTACTGGGATACCAATGACCCGAAGAACTTCTTCAAACAATTCTTCGCCGGCGTGTTTATTGCCATAGTAATGACGGGGCTGGATCAGGATTTGATGCAGAAAAACCTGACTTGCAAGAACATAGGAGAAGCGCAGAAGAATATGTTCTGGTTTACGGTTGTGCTCGTAATTGTGAATTTCCTATTCCTGTCCCTGGGCGCACTGCTTTACGTATATGCGGAAGCGCAAGGAATTCCGACGCCAGCGAAGTCTGATGATTTCTATCCCATGCTGGCCCTCAACCATTTAGGCCTTGTCGTGGGAATCACATTCCTGCTGGGGATTACAGCAGCCACCTACGCAAGTTCCGACTCTGCATTAACCGCATTAACTACGGCTTTTTGCATCGATTTTATGAACATTGAAAAACGGCCGGAGGCGCAGCGCTCATCCATCAAATTCTGGGTCCATATCGGGTTTTCGGTGGTTTTCTATCTGGTGATATTGGTTTTTAACCGGCTTAATAGCAAAGAAGTGATCACAGCAGTGTTTGATCTGGCAGGGTATACTTATGGGCCGTTACTGGGGCTGTTTTCCTTCGGAGCTTTTCTTAAACGACCTGTAAAAGATAAGTGGGTGCCGCTGGTCTGCATGCTCGCACCTGTACTGACTTACATTATCAATGATCATTCGGCAGAATGGTTCAATGGTTATAAGTTTGGTTTTGAGAGGTTGATTATCAATGGTTTAATTACTTTCATAGGGCTTTGGCTACTGCACGATCCCAAAGCCAAACGTTACGCGCCCAATCCGCTTGTTAGATAAAAGAATTTCCTCAAATAAATCGTCTTTTTCTTTGAAATCGGTGACATGTTTTCCGATTTATATCTTGCATTTATGCAAAAAAATATTAACTTTCTGATAAATCTGACGCCCTTTCGCGCCTTTGATGGATGCTTACTGAAAGATTGAGTTGAGTTAAAAATGTTTTTAACAAACTAAACTTTTATAGTATGAAAACATTGTCAGTATTTCTATTAGGAGTCCTACTGTGCATCTCATGCACCGACAAGACCAAAGAAGAAGAGGCTAAACGCGAAGCAGATTTCGCAGCGAACCTTGAAAAGGAAAAGAAAGCGATCAACGACGTAATTGAAAACGAAACCAAATCATTCTTCGCCAGAGATTACAATGCATGGAAAGCTAACTATGCACAAACAGACTACGCATTCCAGGCTTGGAGCAACAATGATGGAACATTCGATTCCAATGTAGGCTGGGAGGATATTAACAAGCAGATTGGTAAATACATCGCGGACAACCCCGAGCCTGTTTCAAGCCATCCGATTGTTGAAAGGAAAAATGTAAAGTATAAGTTCTTCGATGACAATGTGGCCTATCTCACCTGGGACCAGTTTAACAGCGATAAAATGGAAAAGAACTTTCACCATAGCAAGGAAGTCAGGCTGATGGAAAAGATCAATGGTGAGTGGAAAATCGTTTGTGTTTCGGCTTTCTGGGATTACAAGCATTTGATTCCGGCGAGCCGTTTGCCGATGATCAAGAAGATCGCTAACGAAAGCAGAGGCAAAAATAAAATCTAAGGTGATGCAACCTGTGAGCGTGCAATTCTGGTTTGATTTCGTTCGGTTTTAATAGGAAATGTTCGGTTATGAACAGCTTTTAAAAAAGGGAATGACTATGAAAAAAAATTGAAAAGTATTCTTAACTTACTGATATAGAGTTTATTACAATCGGAATGTGTCGGTTAAATTTTCTTCGGAAATGAAACTGGCACATTCCTTTTTTGTATATAGTCAACTGTGCAGATGTACGGTCATAACTAGAAAACTATATTAGCCATGAAAATTTCAAACATTTCAAACCTGTTCTGCGCACTGGCGCTTACTTTGTCTCTTGCTTCATTTACAACAGACAAAAAGAAAAACAACGAAGAAAAAGCCGCTGCTGATGCGGTGGTTTTTGATGCCGCTCTTTACAAAGTGAAAGAAACCAATAAAGTTAAACTGTCCGTTGACAAGGCCGCTGACGAAAGATTGAGAATCATCTTGAAAGACAAAGGCGGAAGAGTATTCTATTCAGAAGTGTTCAATGATAAAGACTCGAAATATCGCCGCGTATTTGACCTTGAAGAAATGAATGACGGTGTTTATTATTTCGAGTTGTTTTACAATAAGAAAAAATTGGTGAAAGAAGTGCAGATCCAAAGCACCAGCGAGAAATTGATTTCCCTGTAGTAATATAAGGTTCGAATAAGAAAAAGGCTCTTCATCCACTGGGTGAAGAGCCTTTTCTTATTATCAGTTGAGCTCCTTTTCAGGATCCCAAAAACATTCGTTCCAATTCTGAATGCGGTCGTCTTTCACGACAACGCCTTCACTTTCCAGTCTTTCCTGCATGGTTGTCGGCGTTTCGAAAAGATGCCGGGCACTCAGCTCACCTTGTTTGTTGACGACACGGTGCGCGGGTAATTCATATTGCGTAAAACTGTTTCCCATGGCCCAGCCCACCATCCTGGCACCGCGTTTTGCACCCAGGTAGGCTGCAATTGCACCGTAGGAAGTAGCGCGGCCTTTTGGAATTTGCCTTACTACATCGTAAACATCAGTGAAAAAATCATTTTCCTGCTTCATGCGCTCTCAATCGGCTTTGCTGGCGTTCATCAATTTCCCGCGTCAGTTGATCATACCAATTTGGCCC
Coding sequences:
- a CDS encoding tetratricopeptide repeat protein — translated: MKVLIFGLISLSAIFFSNSTFAQRSAAEFFEEGNTRAGTGDFNGALQAYSTVISMSPEHAPSFFNRGLAKANLKDFRGAILDYNRAIELNPKEPLYYQSRGVSKSLQDDFSSAIEDYSKALELNADDPKIYYNRGVSYAKMKKHRSALTDLDKALSLNPDELAALYARGNCKQDLQEYAGSLADFTRVIELSPKRTGAYAGRGLAKIELGDFQGAVADFTRAIELSPNESDFYEKRGFAKNKLEDFQGAVIDFDKTIQLNAQNYQAFYGRGYAKGKLNDPRGAIADLSTSIELKNTYVGDPKKVAYTGKINRETLDALRDQVQHNIKIDHLSADRAEAYFVRGVSKAKVGEVKGAIQDLTAAVELNPTYSTAFFSRAMVRSASGDQMGAVMDFSSSIKLRSDYPEAYYLRGILKNSLGEVHDGCLDLSKAGELGYQQAYKVIGSYCN
- a CDS encoding superoxide dismutase; the encoded protein is MNRTDFLKTLAGSSLAMSALSSQSFANSAEGLQAEMAPFKQAPLPYDFRALEPSIDKMTMEIHYGKHHATYVKNLNDAVKGTEYEKKSLDDIIKTIGKAPAAIRNNGGGHWNHTFFWEVMGPKKAAAPAGPVADAINGQFGSIDKFKEEFAKAATTRFGSGWAWLVAKDGKLAIGSTPNQDNPLMDISDFKGTPILGLDVWEHAYYLHYQNKRPDYIKAFWDVVNWDKVAEKLKKA
- the recR gene encoding recombination mediator RecR → MNYPSRLIEEAVSEISRLPGIGKKTALRLALHLLKREEEQTRSLSEALINMRTKTSYCEKCHNIADDRLCNICSNPRRDNSIICVVVDTRDVLAIESTNQYKGLYHVLGGIISPLEGIGPSDLQIDSLIKRIEHPEDAEPVKEIILALSPTMEGDTTAFYLQKKLKPTGVKMSTIARGIPIGGDLEYADEITLGRSIVSRVAYD
- a CDS encoding ATP-dependent Clp protease adaptor ClpS, with the protein product MQALTDTEVEILDKTVETDLQKLVIYNDDVNTFDWVIDTLIEVCGHTNEQAEQCTLIIHYKGKCSVKEGAFEELTGMRNEICRRGISAEIH
- a CDS encoding sodium:solute symporter produces the protein MNPYISLVILIAYFGMLITVSIYTSKGADTNTFFTANRQSPWYLVAFGMIGTSLSGVTFVSVPGAVVNIQFSYFQVVIGYILGYLVIGTVLMPLYYRLNLISIYSYLEQRFGFWSYKTGSGFFLLSRTIGSAVRLYVAAQVLQIALFKPLGIPFEVAVAITIFLIWVYTFKGGVKTIIVTDTLQTFFLITAVILTIVLVSNELNLDGFGDIWNRVQTSGYSKIFYWDTNDPKNFFKQFFAGVFIAIVMTGLDQDLMQKNLTCKNIGEAQKNMFWFTVVLVIVNFLFLSLGALLYVYAEAQGIPTPAKSDDFYPMLALNHLGLVVGITFLLGITAATYASSDSALTALTTAFCIDFMNIEKRPEAQRSSIKFWVHIGFSVVFYLVILVFNRLNSKEVITAVFDLAGYTYGPLLGLFSFGAFLKRPVKDKWVPLVCMLAPVLTYIINDHSAEWFNGYKFGFERLIINGLITFIGLWLLHDPKAKRYAPNPLVR
- a CDS encoding MGMT family protein — protein: MKQENDFFTDVYDVVRQIPKGRATSYGAIAAYLGAKRGARMVGWAMGNSFTQYELPAHRVVNKQGELSARHLFETPTTMQERLESEGVVVKDDRIQNWNECFWDPEKELN